The Silene latifolia isolate original U9 population chromosome X, ASM4854445v1, whole genome shotgun sequence genome contains the following window.
AATCAGAACCTACTCCTCGTTATCCCTCCAATCTCACGACGATCAAAAATCAGCTTCAGCGGAGCGTGGTCCGACCATTCTCTATCAAGATGATAGTTTTTTGCATATGGGAATAGTTCGAGCCACGAAGCAGAGCACATAGCGCGGTCAATCATACTTTGCCTATTATTGTCTCCAGCTTGCCCATTATCGTAAGTGAACGCATAACCTTCCCATGCCACGTCTCTCAGCCCACAAAAATCAACAACTGCTTGAAAGTTATTCATCTGCCATTGTGGCCTACTTCCGCCTTTCATCTCTGTGGAGAACAGGATCTCATTGAAATCTCCTATACAAAGCCACGGCAGCGAAGATTGGTCGTATAGAAGTCGAAGTAAGTCCCATGAAGGTGTTTGTCCGTCACAGCTGGCCACCCATAAAAACCCGTCACACGCCACTCTTTCTCCCCCTGTCGAACATGGAAATCCATATGGTACATAGATGCCGACACAAAGGAACAGTCGATATCTTTTTTCCACATAAAAGCAAGACCTCCCGACCTCCCAGCACTATCCACATCAATCTCGTAATACCAATCAAGCTTCTCCCTCACCCTCCTCATTTCACGACCACAAAGTTTCGTCTCGCTAAGAAAAATCATGGCTGGGGCTTCCCTACGAACCAAAGTACGTAGGGCATTAACCGTgtcggggttgcccaagccccgacaGTTGAGGCTTAGAAGATTCATTAACCAAAGTACGTAGGGCATTAACCAAAGTACGCCCCCGTCAATTGTAATTTTCAAACGCTTTTCCCCTATTAAGTCACCCTCCTCCGCCCTATAACGCTTCCCACCACAGATCACGCCAGACACGCTACCACTGCTCATCCCACCAACCCGTGCTTGATTCTTCCATTCACGCTTCCTACCTCCAGACCCCACTTTACAGCCTCCCTCACACTCCTAATTCCCCTGCCCAGACAACTCCCTGCTAGTAGCCACATTATCCACGTTCATCAGTATAGTGCCTTCACCCATCTCCCCCTGTAAAACACTCAACGCACCCTCCTCCTCCCCAGTCACTATCTGTTGCCCCTCCTCCATACCTTCCACCCTCTTCCCATCCTCTCTTATCGTCAGCTCCTCAGAATTAATGGCTTCCAC
Protein-coding sequences here:
- the LOC141617365 gene encoding uncharacterized protein LOC141617365, with product MRRVREKLDWYYEIDVDSAGRSGGGERVACDGFLWVASCDGQTPSWDLLRLLYDQSSLPWLCIGDFNEILFSTEMKGGSRPQWQMNNFQAVVDFCGLRDVAWEGYAFTYDNGQAGDNNRQSMIDRAMCSASWLELFPYAKNYHLDREWSDHAPLKLIFDRREIGGITRSRF